Proteins encoded in a region of the Rickettsia bellii RML369-C genome:
- the hemH gene encoding ferrochelatase, translated as MNINKKRIAIVLFNLGGPDSLKSVKPFLFNLFYDKAIINLPNPLRYIIAKLISTTREKKSQKIYSLIGGKSPLLEETEKQKLALAENLKQATNEDFNIFINMRYASPKIEETIKQIKEYNPTEVILLPLYPQFSTTTTGSSVKNFLSNFNINIPVKVVCCYPVEENFIKAHTALIKEKIFDKNSRVLFSAHGLPQKIIDAGDPYSFQVEETVKAVVKELNIKDLDYKVTYQSRVGPVEWLKPNTEDEIEIAGKQNKNIIIVPIAFVSEHVETLVELDIEYKLIADKYKIKYNRTPTLSTNKIFIKSLTSILLKFINKKEDDFLVASSNGERICPDKFSKCLCFTSFPPMRESSK; from the coding sequence ATGAATATAAATAAAAAAAGAATAGCAATAGTGCTTTTCAATTTAGGAGGTCCAGATAGTCTTAAATCAGTGAAACCATTCTTATTTAATTTGTTTTATGATAAAGCTATTATTAATCTACCTAACCCATTACGTTATATTATTGCTAAATTAATATCTACAACGAGAGAAAAGAAATCTCAAAAAATCTATTCTTTAATAGGTGGAAAATCTCCTTTACTTGAAGAAACAGAGAAACAAAAATTAGCATTGGCAGAAAATTTAAAACAAGCTACCAATGAAGATTTTAATATCTTTATAAATATGCGTTATGCCTCACCAAAAATAGAAGAAACCATAAAGCAAATAAAAGAATATAATCCTACAGAGGTGATATTATTACCCCTATATCCACAATTTTCAACAACAACTACAGGTTCATCGGTAAAGAATTTTTTAAGTAACTTTAATATTAATATTCCGGTTAAAGTTGTTTGTTGTTATCCAGTAGAAGAAAATTTTATAAAAGCTCATACTGCTTTAATAAAAGAAAAAATATTTGATAAAAACTCTAGAGTATTATTTTCAGCTCATGGTTTGCCTCAAAAAATAATAGATGCAGGAGATCCATATAGTTTTCAAGTAGAAGAAACAGTAAAAGCAGTAGTTAAAGAGTTAAATATAAAAGATTTAGATTATAAAGTAACTTATCAAAGTAGAGTAGGACCTGTAGAATGGTTAAAGCCAAATACGGAAGATGAAATAGAAATAGCAGGGAAACAAAATAAAAATATAATAATTGTGCCTATAGCTTTCGTTTCTGAACATGTAGAAACATTAGTTGAACTCGATATTGAATATAAATTAATTGCAGATAAGTATAAAATAAAATATAATAGAACCCCAACGCTTAGTACAAATAAAATTTTTATTAAAAGTTTGACAAGTATTTTATTAAAATTTATTAATAAAAAAGAGGATGATTTTTTAGTAGCTAGTAGTAATGGTGAAAGAATATGTCCTGATAA